GAGCTGATGACTCTAACTTCCTTCGTCTTCGTGAGCTGGAGGCAGCAGGACGCTGGAATTAAATACCTCCTTACCATGCAGCTCGCCAACACGGTGCCCCTCTTCGTGGCCCTCGGCATAATTTACTCCGCCACTGGAAGCTTCAGCGTTGATTACGCCACGCTTAAGGAGGTTGCATCGTCCATTTCTCCGGCCCAGCTCAAGCTGCTCTACGCGATGTTCCTCGTAACTTTCCTTGCGAAATCTGGAAGCGTGCCCTTCCAGTTCTGGGTGCCCGATGCCTACGAGGCAGCTCCCAGCAATATAGCCTCGCTGATGGCCGGCGTCATGGAGAAGATGGCGGTTTACGGTCTGATAAGGCTCCTCTGCAACGCCCTGCCATGCAGTGAGAGCGTTGGCTACGTTCTCGTCATCGTCGGCATACTCACCATGACCTTCGGAACCCTCTATGCCCTCAGAGAGACCCACGCGAAGAGACTCCTGGCGTACTCAAGCGTTGGACAAATGGGCTACATCTGGTTCGCGGTGGGCATGGGTATGGTCTTCCTAACGAGGGGCATGGAGAGCCTGGCCTATCTGGCCTTCCTCGCCGGAGTCTTCCACTCCTTCAACCACACCCTCTTCAAGGGGCTGCTCTTCCTCATCTCGGGCAACTTCGAGTACTCCGCCGGAACGGCTGACCTCAACGAGCTTGGTGGCTTGAGGAGGGCAATGCCGTACTCGTCGCTCTTCACCGTCATAGGTGCGCTTTCCCTCGCTGGAGTGCCCCTCTTCAGCGGCTTCCTCTCGAAGTGGATGATTTACCAGGCCGGCTACTACTCTGGAATCGGCCTCTTTGTCTTTGGCTCCGTAATGGCGGTGTTCATGAGTGCGGTGACTCTTGCGTACTCGCTCAAGCTCTACACCTCTGCCTTTGGAGGTGAACCGAACGAGAGGACTGAGAACGCCAGGGAAGTCCCGTCGGGCATGCTCCTCGGTGAGGGAATCATTGCCTTAACTTCACTTGCCGTTGGAGTACTTCCGGCTATCGCTTACCCGATATTAACGATTTCATTGAATGGCGGCGACGTCACCGTTACAATGGGCTCGATATCCAC
This genomic window from Thermococcus sp. LS1 contains:
- a CDS encoding complex I subunit 5 family protein, whose protein sequence is MMEIPIALYSLSAISGLVGDFKRSIKISSVLSAMASLSLLGIAADALSRGLPVQESFLGIPLIIDSLSLPFLFIIALLSLVVSVYSISYMEVHRDIGRPLAYTLLYGTFVLSIVFVALTSNLLWFVFFWELMTLTSFVFVSWRQQDAGIKYLLTMQLANTVPLFVALGIIYSATGSFSVDYATLKEVASSISPAQLKLLYAMFLVTFLAKSGSVPFQFWVPDAYEAAPSNIASLMAGVMEKMAVYGLIRLLCNALPCSESVGYVLVIVGILTMTFGTLYALRETHAKRLLAYSSVGQMGYIWFAVGMGMVFLTRGMESLAYLAFLAGVFHSFNHTLFKGLLFLISGNFEYSAGTADLNELGGLRRAMPYSSLFTVIGALSLAGVPLFSGFLSKWMIYQAGYYSGIGLFVFGSVMAVFMSAVTLAYSLKLYTSAFGGEPNERTENAREVPSGMLLGEGIIALTSLAVGVLPAIAYPILTISLNGGDVTVTMGSISTDFEYFSPIALLLAVSFIAVASYFVFRPKTADVKPWNTGALFLPGERYGAKARDYYRQYFTEMEGIYKLGSAAGKVGRVLLSALMSVYLVLARGLVYTGREKKRSFTLDELRHRTVRYLDEAFFAPMMDLVKNIAVLAAGISVSMDELFLASMLTTVIILALLVL